One Malaclemys terrapin pileata isolate rMalTer1 chromosome 21, rMalTer1.hap1, whole genome shotgun sequence DNA window includes the following coding sequences:
- the LOC128827245 gene encoding cortexin-3-like, protein MAEDVLSTTLSVPGAALPVPGVALPIPTPSLTLEQKAAFVFVFFLFIFLGLLIVRCFRILLDPYRSTSSSTWTDYMEKDASDYRLP, encoded by the coding sequence ATGGCAGAGGACGTCCTCAGTACCACCCTGTCCGTGCCGGGAGCTGCCCTGCCTGTGCCAGGAGTTGCCCTGCCCATTCCGACCCCGTCCCTGACCTTGGAGCAGAAGGCAGCCTTTGTCTTCGtcttcttcctcttcatcttcctgGGCCTTTTGATTGTCCGCTGCTTCCGGATCCTGCTGGACCCGTACCGGAGCACGTCCTCCTCCACCTGGACGGACTACATGGAGAAAGACGCGTCCGATTACCGCCTCCCCTGA